From Candidatus Pedobacter colombiensis, one genomic window encodes:
- a CDS encoding TetR/AcrR family transcriptional regulator, with protein MEKIDKRANILEAAEKLFIELGYEATSTRQIAKDATANMAMINYYFGSKEGVFMEIMSQRIADFNAQLSCINQNNLSGMEKLLKVIEGYATKTLSSPGFHKMMHRELSMPHRPEMFFKIKNAMSQNLMMIDKIITDGINEGSFRQIDVRMLIATIMGTISNVATSPSKITSGTTLDINNEEDRKLITSRLINHLKDLIITYLTPKNDT; from the coding sequence ATGGAAAAAATAGATAAAAGGGCTAATATTCTCGAAGCAGCAGAAAAGCTATTTATCGAATTGGGCTACGAAGCTACTTCTACCCGGCAAATCGCAAAAGATGCCACAGCCAATATGGCAATGATCAATTATTATTTTGGGTCAAAAGAAGGTGTCTTCATGGAAATCATGAGCCAACGAATTGCTGATTTTAATGCGCAGCTCTCCTGCATCAACCAAAATAACCTATCTGGGATGGAGAAATTACTGAAAGTAATTGAAGGCTATGCCACAAAAACCCTATCCAGTCCTGGTTTTCATAAAATGATGCACAGAGAACTCTCCATGCCACACCGCCCGGAAATGTTTTTTAAGATTAAAAATGCAATGTCCCAAAACCTCATGATGATAGACAAGATCATCACTGATGGAATAAATGAAGGAAGCTTTAGACAAATAGACGTTAGAATGCTGATTGCCACCATTATGGGAACAATAAGTAATGTCGCAACATCCCCTTCGAAAATCACCTCTGGCACAACACTTGATATCAATAATGAAGAAGACAGAAAGTTGATCACTTCCCGCTTAATAAATCATTTAAAAGACCTCATCATCACGTATTTAACACCAAAAAATGATACATAA
- a CDS encoding TolC family protein — translation MIHKSVKLSFLAFLVPGILYAQDIKKLSLQEAIALGIENSKNLKLSQNKVDQAIANLKMVKDNALPTSKASFMYSHAEIPNNTLSIGGSDLINLPKRADAFIGTAAVEELVYGGGKLKYAEESTRLLADVAKLDADKDKEEISYAIINTYYSLFKVLQSKKVIAQNIESIDSQLKQSQRFFEQGIVTKNDVLRFQLQRANISLTGMEAENNRKIINYNLDILLGLNENTQIEITDPTKELKALAPLSNYLDMGFTGRQELKQLDIQNKVADVNIKSVKANTLPTVGVGANLYYINPNGSFIPSANQYILPVTIGATASWNIGTLWTNKNKVTNARIQQKEVVIQKDIFSDQVKTEINRNYQNYQLALDKINVLETSIAQATENDKLMESKYKNNVASAIDRIDAETLLYQAKINLEIARADAGLAYYTLLKSTGKISQ, via the coding sequence ATGATACATAAATCAGTCAAATTAAGCTTCTTAGCGTTCCTTGTTCCGGGGATCCTCTATGCCCAGGACATCAAAAAACTAAGTTTGCAGGAAGCTATTGCTCTTGGGATAGAGAATAGCAAGAACCTAAAACTTTCCCAAAATAAGGTAGATCAGGCTATCGCAAATCTGAAAATGGTTAAAGACAATGCTTTACCTACATCAAAGGCTTCTTTTATGTACAGCCATGCAGAAATTCCGAACAACACCTTAAGCATCGGCGGAAGTGATCTCATCAACTTACCGAAGCGTGCAGATGCTTTTATTGGCACCGCAGCGGTCGAAGAACTTGTTTATGGAGGAGGAAAGCTGAAATATGCTGAAGAGTCTACCCGTTTACTTGCTGATGTAGCAAAACTGGATGCAGATAAAGACAAGGAAGAGATCAGCTATGCAATTATCAACACCTACTATTCTTTATTTAAAGTATTGCAAAGCAAAAAGGTAATTGCTCAAAATATCGAGTCTATTGATAGTCAACTAAAGCAATCCCAGCGTTTTTTTGAACAAGGTATTGTGACCAAAAACGATGTTTTAAGATTTCAACTTCAACGTGCAAATATCTCCCTTACTGGTATGGAGGCCGAAAACAACAGAAAAATTATCAACTACAACCTCGATATTCTACTGGGCCTAAACGAAAATACCCAAATTGAAATTACAGACCCGACCAAAGAATTGAAGGCTTTAGCACCTTTAAGCAACTACCTGGATATGGGATTTACAGGCAGACAGGAATTGAAACAACTGGATATACAGAACAAAGTTGCTGACGTAAACATAAAATCTGTTAAAGCCAATACCTTACCAACTGTGGGTGTAGGTGCAAATCTGTACTATATCAATCCAAATGGCAGCTTTATTCCTTCAGCCAACCAATACATTCTGCCGGTAACCATCGGTGCAACCGCTTCCTGGAATATAGGCACCTTGTGGACAAATAAGAATAAAGTAACAAATGCCAGAATACAACAAAAAGAGGTTGTGATCCAAAAAGATATCTTTTCTGATCAGGTTAAAACAGAGATCAACAGAAATTATCAAAATTATCAGCTAGCCCTCGACAAGATCAATGTGCTGGAAACATCAATTGCACAGGCTACAGAGAATGATAAATTAATGGAATCAAAATACAAAAATAACGTAGCCTCAGCAATAGACAGAATAGATGCAGAAACCTTACTATACCAGGCTAAAATTAACTTAGAAATAGCCAGAGCTGATGCCGGACTAGCTTATTACACTTTATTAAAATCTACCGGAAAAATTTCTCAATAA
- a CDS encoding HlyD family secretion protein, translated as MTTEKKKKNKVIPIILGVLLILGAIFGTREYIYYSKHVDTDDAQIDGDISPVVSRVGGYVQDINFEENTRVHEGDVLVKLDDHDYKIKLEQAMAGQKGASAGVGVSESQIAATAANTSTAKANIEAARVKLNLAQKDYDRYQNLVKDGSITQQQFDQAKAQKEAAQAAFTAANDQYNAAVKQVGTTQSQLAVSSNSVTQHQADVDFAKLQLSYTEIKAPATGIVSKKNIQKGQLVQAGQSLFSIVNDNSLYITANFKETQLEDIKHGSKVKITVDAYPDQTMEGEVYNFAPITGAKGSLLPPDNATGNFVKVVQRIPVKIKITKTPKDVLEKLRPGMSVKVSVSIKD; from the coding sequence ATGACAACTGAAAAGAAAAAAAAGAATAAAGTTATCCCGATCATATTAGGGGTACTCCTCATCCTGGGTGCAATATTTGGAACCAGAGAATATATCTACTACAGCAAGCACGTAGATACCGATGATGCCCAGATTGATGGAGACATCAGTCCGGTAGTTTCCCGTGTTGGAGGCTATGTACAAGACATTAATTTCGAAGAAAACACCAGGGTTCACGAAGGTGATGTATTGGTTAAGCTGGATGACCACGATTACAAAATAAAACTGGAACAGGCCATGGCCGGACAAAAGGGTGCAAGTGCAGGGGTTGGTGTTTCTGAATCACAGATTGCCGCTACTGCAGCCAATACCAGTACTGCAAAAGCCAATATCGAAGCTGCAAGAGTAAAATTAAATCTGGCACAAAAAGATTACGACCGTTACCAGAACTTGGTAAAAGATGGTTCTATTACCCAACAACAATTTGATCAGGCAAAAGCACAAAAAGAAGCCGCTCAGGCAGCCTTCACTGCAGCAAACGACCAATACAATGCCGCTGTAAAGCAAGTTGGGACTACACAATCCCAATTGGCAGTAAGCAGCAACAGTGTAACGCAACATCAGGCAGATGTAGATTTTGCAAAATTGCAGCTATCCTATACAGAAATTAAAGCCCCGGCTACAGGTATCGTATCTAAAAAGAATATTCAAAAAGGACAACTCGTGCAAGCGGGTCAATCTCTATTTTCTATTGTAAATGACAACAGCTTATACATTACTGCAAACTTTAAAGAAACTCAGCTAGAAGACATCAAACACGGCTCAAAAGTTAAAATAACCGTTGATGCTTATCCAGATCAGACTATGGAAGGTGAAGTTTATAATTTTGCACCTATTACCGGTGCAAAAGGCTCACTTCTGCCTCCTGATAATGCAACAGGTAACTTTGTTAAAGTTGTACAACGCATACCTGTTAAAATAAAAATAACAAAAACTCCAAAAGATGTTCTTGAAAAATTGCGCCCAGGAATGAGCGTTAAGGTTTCTGTTTCTATAAAAGACTAA
- a CDS encoding DHA2 family efflux MFS transporter permease subunit: protein MAEKGLKKWIITFTVITASLLELIDTTIVNVAIPQIQGNLGATLEDVAWLSTGYAVANVIVLPMSGWLGSRFGRKNYFLFSIILFTIASFLCGNATSLEELIAFRILQGLAGGGLISTAQAILIETWPREDVGIATALFGLGAVVGPTVGPTIGGYLLEISSWPLIFYVNIPVGILAAYCTYTFVRETPKYGKGTPVDWWGILLLAIAVGSLQTVLEKGESEDWFATPYIVALAVTSVLGLILFIWRELSTDHPIVNFKILRHRSFSVGMFTSFVLGFGLYGSVFVFPVFCQNLLGFSPLQTGELLFPGGLCTIVMMPFVGIMLKKNIPAQFMATIGMFLFFVFCSMLSKSTLESGTNDFFLPLIIRGVGMALLFVPLTTLAIQDLKGDEIGQGSGLNNMMRQLGGSFGIASLTTLIHVRQGFHRSNLLVNINEYNPAFTDRFNAFVHNFMAKGYSYLDAKALAIKAIDGAVTKQSLLLTYSDAYWVAGLILLCSIPLLYLQKFKKNVEVPADLH, encoded by the coding sequence ATGGCCGAGAAAGGTTTAAAAAAGTGGATAATCACATTTACAGTGATCACAGCCTCGCTATTGGAGCTGATTGACACCACTATTGTAAACGTGGCTATCCCTCAAATACAAGGTAACCTGGGTGCAACTCTCGAAGATGTAGCCTGGTTATCTACCGGTTATGCAGTTGCAAACGTAATTGTATTACCAATGTCAGGATGGCTGGGTAGCCGTTTTGGCCGTAAAAATTACTTCCTCTTTTCCATAATCCTGTTTACCATTGCTTCCTTTCTTTGCGGAAACGCAACTAGCCTCGAAGAACTCATTGCCTTCAGGATTTTGCAAGGACTGGCAGGAGGAGGCTTAATCTCAACTGCACAGGCGATCTTAATAGAAACCTGGCCCCGTGAAGATGTCGGTATCGCTACAGCTTTATTTGGACTTGGAGCTGTTGTAGGCCCTACTGTTGGTCCTACAATAGGAGGTTACTTGCTCGAGATCAGTTCATGGCCATTGATATTCTATGTCAATATTCCCGTCGGAATCCTCGCAGCCTATTGTACGTATACCTTTGTCAGGGAAACACCAAAGTATGGAAAAGGAACGCCTGTAGATTGGTGGGGTATTCTTTTATTAGCTATTGCTGTAGGAAGTTTGCAAACCGTTCTGGAAAAAGGAGAAAGCGAAGATTGGTTCGCCACCCCTTACATTGTAGCGCTTGCCGTAACCTCAGTACTAGGCTTAATCCTATTTATATGGAGAGAGCTTAGTACAGACCACCCTATTGTAAACTTTAAGATCCTACGTCACCGAAGCTTTTCTGTCGGGATGTTTACCTCCTTTGTTTTAGGGTTTGGACTATATGGTTCAGTGTTCGTTTTTCCTGTATTCTGTCAGAACCTACTTGGATTTTCACCCCTTCAAACCGGAGAACTTTTATTCCCAGGAGGGCTATGTACTATTGTAATGATGCCATTTGTAGGGATTATGCTCAAGAAAAACATACCGGCACAGTTCATGGCAACCATAGGCATGTTCCTATTCTTTGTTTTCTGTTCTATGTTGAGCAAATCCACACTAGAATCAGGCACTAATGACTTTTTCCTTCCATTAATTATACGTGGTGTGGGTATGGCTCTGCTATTCGTTCCATTAACCACGTTGGCAATTCAGGACTTAAAGGGCGACGAAATTGGCCAAGGTTCCGGATTAAACAACATGATGAGGCAATTGGGCGGTTCATTTGGTATTGCATCCTTAACCACACTGATACATGTGCGTCAGGGCTTTCACCGCAGCAACCTACTCGTTAATATCAATGAGTATAACCCTGCCTTTACTGATCGTTTTAATGCCTTTGTACACAATTTTATGGCCAAGGGGTATTCATATCTTGATGCCAAGGCGCTTGCCATTAAAGCAATCGATGGGGCGGTAACTAAGCAATCTTTATTACTTACCTATAGCGATGCTTATTGGGTAGCAGGACTTATTCTGCTCTGCTCCATCCCATTACTATACCTACAGAAATTTAAGAAGAACGTCGAAGTTCCAGCAGATCTGCACTAA
- a CDS encoding phosphoenolpyruvate carboxylase, which translates to MMQKQRAKGQRESIFNNEVVSRFELYNSLFLTLPFYKVKDTGTLLPLFLKYCEDGVNNHDTPAEIINVFFKKYTQKHSNKDVIDLLFRFIQYIERQVVLFDAVEDASFNKLNAADEHNALLSYLKKGIDNKALNDKIEKLIEDFSLRLVLTAHPTQFYPGSVLSIITDLTTAIKTNDISTINLLLQQLGKTPFFNKKSPTPVDEALSLAWYLENVFYFAAANIQSEVDKSLNDYNLQSKKIIELGFWPGGDRDGNPNVHADSTIQVSKMLRQILFRCYYRDFRNLKRRITFRGVEDTIAIVQDVLYKNAFDPNIKMENIADFLIENLNKILTTLNEDHDGLFADVASDLIRKVELYGSHFASLDIRQDSRVLRNVHAFCRQSKPIVSLFPENYDSLSEEEKIKNLSFKSAKLNVPESSDSLVKDTLQTIAEIKQIQESNGELACHRFIISNCQQASDILQLMELFLWNGWEEDNLSIDFVPLFETVHDLADADQIMNTLYAHPFYKKHLKSRGNKQHIMLGFSDSTKDGGYLMANWSIFNAKVALTGIANQHNIQLAFFDGRGGPPSRGGGKTHRFYASMGKEIANKNIQLTIQGQTISSQYGSIDSAEFNIEQLINAGMSAGIKETHNILLDPLHKNLLDVMAKDSYDSFLALRQHPLFLSYLEKFSPLTLLSKITISSRPVKRNSGGALKLEDLRAISFVTAWSQLKQNIPGFYGMGTALKNQETEGNWDKVVKTYQESGYFKTIVDNCMMSMSKSDFSITAHFANDKEYGAFWKILHDEFELSKHMLLKLSGHEALMENYPVEKSSIAVREKIVLPLVLIQHYALEQLQSKITDEEQQSYEKLAIRTVYGIVNAGRNLA; encoded by the coding sequence ATGATGCAAAAACAACGAGCAAAAGGTCAGAGAGAGTCTATATTTAACAATGAAGTCGTATCCCGGTTCGAACTTTATAATAGCCTTTTCCTAACCCTTCCGTTTTACAAAGTTAAAGACACCGGTACTTTATTACCCCTCTTTCTAAAATACTGCGAAGATGGTGTAAACAACCATGATACTCCCGCAGAGATTATTAATGTTTTTTTCAAGAAGTATACCCAAAAGCATTCAAACAAGGATGTTATAGACCTTTTATTCCGTTTTATACAATATATAGAGCGTCAGGTTGTATTATTCGATGCAGTTGAAGATGCTTCCTTCAATAAGCTTAATGCTGCTGATGAGCACAATGCCCTATTGTCCTACCTTAAAAAGGGTATTGACAATAAGGCCCTTAATGATAAGATTGAAAAACTAATTGAAGATTTTTCTCTTCGTCTTGTATTAACTGCACACCCAACACAGTTTTACCCAGGTAGCGTATTGTCGATCATTACCGACTTAACGACCGCAATCAAGACCAACGATATATCAACCATTAACTTGCTCTTACAACAGTTAGGCAAGACTCCCTTCTTTAACAAGAAGTCCCCTACCCCTGTTGACGAAGCCTTAAGTCTGGCCTGGTACCTTGAAAACGTATTTTACTTTGCTGCTGCCAATATCCAATCAGAAGTAGATAAAAGCCTGAACGATTATAACCTGCAATCAAAAAAGATCATCGAACTTGGCTTCTGGCCCGGTGGAGACAGAGACGGCAACCCGAATGTACATGCCGACTCTACAATACAAGTATCTAAAATGCTACGTCAAATCCTATTCAGGTGCTACTACCGCGACTTCAGGAACCTTAAACGCCGTATTACCTTCAGAGGAGTCGAAGATACCATTGCAATTGTACAAGACGTATTGTACAAAAATGCTTTCGATCCAAATATCAAGATGGAAAATATTGCTGATTTCTTAATCGAAAACCTCAATAAGATCCTAACCACTTTAAACGAAGACCATGATGGGCTCTTTGCTGATGTAGCATCCGATTTGATCAGAAAAGTAGAACTTTATGGTAGTCATTTCGCATCTTTAGATATCAGACAAGACAGCAGGGTACTTAGAAACGTTCACGCTTTCTGCCGCCAAAGCAAGCCAATTGTCTCCTTATTCCCTGAAAACTACGATAGCCTTTCTGAAGAAGAAAAGATTAAAAATCTGTCGTTCAAAAGCGCTAAATTAAATGTTCCTGAATCTTCAGACTCGTTGGTAAAGGATACCCTGCAAACCATCGCAGAGATCAAGCAGATCCAGGAAAGTAATGGAGAACTGGCCTGCCACCGTTTCATTATCAGTAATTGTCAGCAAGCAAGCGATATCCTGCAACTAATGGAGCTTTTCTTATGGAATGGCTGGGAAGAAGATAACCTCTCAATCGACTTCGTACCGCTATTTGAAACCGTTCATGACCTTGCCGATGCAGATCAAATTATGAACACGCTTTATGCACATCCGTTTTATAAAAAGCACCTAAAGAGCCGCGGCAATAAACAACACATTATGTTGGGCTTCTCAGACAGCACCAAAGACGGTGGTTATCTGATGGCCAACTGGTCTATTTTTAATGCCAAAGTCGCCTTAACAGGAATTGCAAACCAGCACAACATACAACTTGCATTTTTTGATGGCCGTGGAGGCCCGCCTTCACGCGGAGGAGGTAAAACACACCGTTTCTATGCCTCTATGGGTAAAGAGATTGCCAACAAAAACATCCAGTTAACTATACAAGGGCAAACCATTAGTTCACAGTACGGATCAATCGACAGTGCAGAATTTAACATCGAACAGCTGATCAATGCCGGTATGTCAGCAGGAATAAAAGAAACACACAATATCCTGCTCGACCCGCTCCACAAAAACCTACTTGATGTAATGGCAAAAGATAGTTACGACTCCTTCCTTGCTTTACGTCAGCATCCCCTGTTTTTAAGTTACCTGGAGAAATTCTCTCCTCTAACCCTCTTGTCTAAAATCACCATTAGCAGCAGACCGGTAAAACGTAACTCCGGAGGCGCTTTAAAGCTGGAAGATCTTAGAGCAATTAGCTTCGTAACCGCCTGGAGTCAATTAAAACAAAACATCCCCGGTTTTTATGGAATGGGAACAGCTTTAAAAAATCAGGAAACCGAAGGCAACTGGGATAAGGTTGTAAAGACCTATCAGGAATCAGGGTATTTTAAAACCATCGTAGACAATTGTATGATGTCTATGAGCAAATCTGATTTTTCTATAACTGCTCACTTTGCAAATGACAAAGAATATGGCGCCTTCTGGAAAATCCTACACGACGAATTTGAGCTCTCTAAGCACATGTTATTGAAGCTGTCGGGTCATGAGGCCTTAATGGAGAATTACCCCGTTGAGAAGAGCTCTATTGCAGTCAGAGAGAAGATTGTACTCCCTTTAGTACTCATCCAGCACTACGCATTGGAACAACTGCAATCTAAAATTACAGATGAAGAGCAGCAATCGTACGAAAAACTAGCCATTAGAACGGTATATGGCATTGTAAATGCCGGCCGTAACCTAGCTTAA
- a CDS encoding thioredoxin family protein, translating into MFLELTEDNLQQYVAENNKVMVQYAASWCGNCRIMKPKFKKLAAENEDVTFLIVDAEKLPASRKLANVDNLPTFAAFEGGALVDQVQTNKAEVLNELFDKIKS; encoded by the coding sequence ATGTTTTTAGAATTAACAGAAGATAATCTTCAACAGTATGTTGCTGAAAACAACAAGGTAATGGTTCAGTATGCTGCATCCTGGTGCGGAAACTGTAGGATCATGAAGCCGAAATTTAAGAAGTTGGCTGCTGAAAATGAAGATGTTACTTTCTTAATCGTGGATGCTGAAAAACTTCCGGCTTCACGTAAACTTGCAAACGTTGATAATTTACCAACTTTTGCAGCCTTTGAAGGTGGGGCTTTGGTTGACCAGGTTCAAACCAATAAGGCAGAAGTGTTAAATGAATTATTTGATAAAATAAAATCATGA
- a CDS encoding peroxiredoxin translates to MAIVGKKFPSVSIDAMSEMGDDLRINIFEEAVSKEKKVLLFWYPKDFTFVCPTELHAFQAALPDFEKRNTIVIGASCDTNEVHFAWLNTAKENGGIEGVTYPILADAHRHLANILGIVDQEVEYDEEGNESFSGSNVTYRATYLIDETGKVFHESVNDMPVGRNVKEYLRLIDAYAHVQKHGEVCPANWEEGKEAMSANRTGVAEYLSAN, encoded by the coding sequence ATGGCAATAGTAGGTAAAAAATTCCCGAGTGTAAGCATCGATGCAATGTCAGAAATGGGTGATGATTTAAGGATCAACATCTTTGAAGAAGCAGTAAGTAAAGAGAAAAAAGTTTTATTATTCTGGTATCCAAAAGATTTCACTTTTGTTTGCCCAACAGAGTTACACGCTTTCCAGGCAGCTTTACCTGATTTTGAAAAAAGAAACACAATTGTAATTGGTGCTTCATGTGATACTAACGAAGTTCACTTCGCATGGTTAAATACAGCAAAAGAGAATGGCGGTATTGAAGGTGTAACTTATCCGATTCTGGCAGATGCACACAGACATTTAGCTAACATTTTGGGTATTGTAGATCAGGAAGTTGAATATGATGAAGAAGGAAATGAGTCTTTCTCTGGTTCAAACGTAACTTACAGAGCTACTTATTTAATTGATGAGACAGGTAAAGTGTTCCACGAAAGTGTTAACGATATGCCTGTAGGCCGAAATGTAAAAGAATATTTGCGCTTAATTGATGCTTATGCTCACGTTCAGAAACATGGTGAAGTTTGCCCTGCGAACTGGGAAGAAGGCAAAGAAGCAATGAGCGCGAACAGAACCGGTGTTGCAGAATACCTGAGCGCTAACTAA